The following coding sequences are from one Shewanella violacea DSS12 window:
- the trpA gene encoding tryptophan synthase subunit alpha — translation MTESKQAGRYQAAFAALKEKNQGAFVPFVTLGDPSPQLSLKIIDCLVENGADALELGFPFSDPLADGPVIQAANLRSLAAGTTPTQCFEMLTEIRAKYPQLPIGLLLYANLVYANGIDTFYAKAQAAGVDSVLIADVPVEEADPFIASAKAHGVAPIFIAPPNADRDTLKMVSEKGEGYTYLLSRAGVTGTESKAGMPIGEILSRLKEFNGAPPLLGFGIAKPAQVKAAIEAGAAGIISGSAVVKIIAANKDDETALLAKLGEFTRNMKAAT, via the coding sequence ATGACCGAATCTAAACAAGCAGGCCGTTACCAGGCAGCATTTGCCGCACTAAAAGAAAAAAATCAGGGCGCGTTTGTGCCATTCGTGACTTTAGGCGATCCAAGCCCACAACTGTCACTTAAGATCATCGACTGTTTAGTCGAAAATGGCGCCGATGCCCTAGAGCTAGGTTTTCCCTTCTCTGATCCACTGGCCGATGGCCCTGTCATTCAAGCAGCCAACCTAAGATCACTGGCCGCGGGCACTACGCCGACTCAGTGTTTCGAGATGCTCACCGAAATTCGAGCTAAATATCCGCAGCTGCCCATCGGCCTCTTGCTGTATGCAAACCTTGTGTACGCCAACGGTATCGATACTTTTTACGCCAAGGCCCAGGCCGCCGGTGTGGATTCGGTGCTTATTGCCGATGTACCGGTAGAGGAAGCCGACCCCTTTATCGCATCAGCCAAGGCTCATGGTGTTGCGCCTATCTTTATCGCACCGCCAAATGCCGATCGTGACACCCTAAAAATGGTGAGCGAGAAAGGCGAAGGCTACACTTATTTGCTTTCACGCGCCGGTGTCACAGGCACAGAATCTAAGGCGGGTATGCCAATCGGTGAAATTTTATCTCGCCTCAAAGAGTTTAACGGCGCGCCGCCATTACTCGGGTTCGGTATTGCAAAGCCTGCACAAGTTAAAGCCGCCATAGAAGCAGGCGCTGCCGGTATCATCTCTGGCTCGGCAGTGGTGAAGATCATTGCCGCTAATAAAGATGATGAAACTGCATTGCTAGCTAAGCTGGGCGAGTTTACCCGCAACATGAAGGCCGCTACCTAA
- a CDS encoding alpha/beta hydrolase family protein, with the protein MKRQLNLVKQAVALSIGLLSVAAHASDTLTAEEVIGLQQVAQAQVSPSGDNVAFTRYVPRELYKEDNGLNWAELYLVDDKGVERPYITGKVTINNIQWSADGSLIYFLAKMGEDKFTALYQIPFNGGQAQKTLEFKETDLADYSLSNNGKQIAIIAQPAKDKSVKKLEKLGFMAEVYEENLVNQQLYVIDLAVRDKPLTPAAWHIEDYVSDVQWSTNGQQLLVKTQPTALIDDQYMKSKWHIVNLAKQQVVTSFMTQGKLGDAAFSHDGKYVAILGAEDMHDPAAGRLFLAETKTGKISEWLPNHLGHVSDFEWKSDTNELYFITNIDTDSVVGLLKPGSHDYKVVVKAGKFIASQLSISDSDKTIALRAHTAQHPNEVYMLRGSKHKATRLSNSNTWLDNKRLAKQESISFKAKDGVEIAGVLIYPLDYNKGQRYPLIMSVHGGPESHDKNGWLTNYSRPGQLGATQGYVVFYPNYRGSTGKGVDYSKLGQNDYAGKEFDDLVEFKDRLVDMGLVDSKKVGITGGSYGGYASAWAATKLTKHFAASVMFVGVSNQLSKFGTTDISNEMHQVHARSYPWDKWQWYLERSPIYWAGQSETPLLIMHGKDDPRVHPAQSMELYRYMKVQGKTVRLVYYPGEGHGNRKAAAQYDYHLRLMRWMDHYLKNDAKEMPASELDHKAKLKAVKKET; encoded by the coding sequence ATGAAGAGACAGTTGAATCTTGTTAAGCAGGCGGTGGCCTTATCTATAGGCCTGTTGAGTGTTGCTGCACATGCAAGTGATACCTTAACTGCCGAAGAGGTGATTGGCCTACAGCAAGTCGCTCAGGCACAAGTTAGCCCGTCGGGCGATAATGTTGCTTTTACCCGTTACGTTCCCCGTGAGCTATACAAGGAAGATAATGGCTTGAACTGGGCTGAGCTTTATCTTGTGGATGACAAGGGCGTTGAGCGTCCCTACATCACAGGTAAGGTGACCATTAACAATATTCAGTGGTCCGCCGATGGCAGCTTGATCTATTTCCTTGCCAAGATGGGCGAAGACAAGTTTACTGCGCTTTACCAGATCCCCTTTAACGGTGGTCAGGCGCAAAAGACCTTAGAGTTTAAAGAGACTGATCTTGCTGATTACTCCCTAAGTAATAACGGTAAACAGATCGCCATAATTGCCCAACCTGCTAAAGATAAAAGTGTCAAAAAACTTGAAAAACTGGGATTTATGGCCGAGGTTTACGAAGAGAACCTAGTGAACCAGCAGCTATACGTGATTGATCTAGCGGTTAGGGATAAGCCACTCACGCCAGCGGCCTGGCACATAGAAGATTATGTTTCGGATGTGCAGTGGTCGACTAATGGCCAGCAGCTGTTAGTCAAAACTCAGCCAACAGCGTTAATCGACGATCAGTACATGAAGTCAAAGTGGCATATCGTTAACCTGGCTAAGCAGCAAGTGGTTACTTCCTTTATGACACAAGGTAAATTAGGTGATGCAGCGTTTTCCCATGATGGTAAATATGTTGCCATTCTGGGTGCAGAAGACATGCACGACCCTGCGGCTGGCCGCTTGTTTCTGGCGGAAACTAAAACCGGTAAGATCAGCGAATGGCTACCCAATCACTTAGGTCATGTGAGTGATTTTGAGTGGAAAAGTGATACAAATGAGCTCTATTTTATCACTAATATCGATACAGACTCTGTGGTCGGTTTGCTAAAGCCTGGTAGCCATGATTACAAGGTGGTGGTTAAAGCGGGTAAGTTTATCGCATCCCAGCTGAGTATCTCAGATTCTGACAAGACGATTGCGCTAAGGGCCCATACGGCTCAGCATCCCAACGAAGTCTATATGCTTAGAGGCAGTAAGCATAAAGCGACCCGCTTAAGTAACTCCAATACCTGGCTCGACAACAAGCGTCTGGCTAAGCAGGAGTCCATCTCTTTCAAGGCCAAAGATGGCGTCGAGATAGCCGGTGTACTGATTTACCCGCTCGACTATAACAAGGGGCAACGTTACCCGCTTATCATGTCGGTTCACGGCGGTCCCGAGAGCCATGATAAAAACGGTTGGCTAACCAATTACTCTCGCCCAGGTCAGTTGGGTGCGACTCAAGGCTACGTGGTGTTTTATCCTAATTATCGTGGCAGCACAGGTAAGGGCGTTGATTACTCTAAGCTGGGTCAAAACGACTATGCTGGTAAAGAGTTTGATGACTTGGTCGAGTTTAAAGACCGCCTTGTGGATATGGGCTTAGTCGATAGCAAGAAAGTGGGTATCACAGGGGGATCATACGGTGGTTATGCCTCGGCTTGGGCCGCGACTAAGTTGACTAAGCACTTCGCCGCCAGCGTCATGTTTGTCGGCGTCAGTAACCAGTTATCTAAGTTTGGTACTACCGATATCTCAAACGAGATGCATCAGGTTCACGCCCGCTCTTATCCTTGGGATAAGTGGCAGTGGTACCTGGAACGCAGCCCTATTTACTGGGCTGGCCAGTCTGAAACACCACTGCTTATTATGCATGGTAAGGACGACCCTAGGGTGCATCCAGCTCAGTCAATGGAGCTATACCGCTACATGAAAGTGCAGGGCAAAACGGTTCGTCTGGTGTACTACCCGGGGGAAGGCCATGGTAACCGCAAGGCTGCAGCTCAATATGACTATCATTTACGTCTGATGCGTTGGATGGACCACTACCTGAAAAATGACGCTAAAGAGATGCCGGCAAGTGAACTAGATCATAAAGCAAAGCTCAAAGCTGTTAAGAAAGAGACATAA
- a CDS encoding ExeA family protein, with translation MFNAFYRLNDNPFSPELMLSSPYLSKSHTEALAHLSYGVRETGGFILLTGDEGSGKTTLLTSLIAHLPENTDVAVMHNPAFSEVELLADLCTALAIEFHQANLKHLIDCLSDFLQANHDKGHNTVLVIDNAQHLSNNLLEQLRLLTNLETDTQKLLQIILVGRPELKQHINQQALRQVAQRITVRYHLGPLTKQETSEYIAHRLRLCGLHEPLFQQSAVKIIAKYSAGNPKLINRLSERALMTAYGQSQNSIDARITQIAIADVLGIEPTRSVKIPLVAIITSLMLIGIISYQVLKAPDTQLAPESLAAQASVPRLTATAKAKATAFAHTTKATTSTQVLEGIRPQYQAKPIYSATRAQTPLVNLPEEPNNDGHSELIEDVEPIESTDLTQAVTPALIYITAKFVENPDINSVSSIDPKTNVQQQNWYVVQVYAGYLPPGNPQEYSCEYHELITRQHGDTFYITSLNLNLADAREIKQKLKTRCQLDSWVKPLPKSWRPLLTATR, from the coding sequence ATGTTTAATGCGTTTTATCGACTCAATGACAATCCATTTTCACCAGAGCTTATGCTCAGTAGCCCCTATCTCAGTAAGAGTCACACAGAGGCACTAGCACATCTTAGCTATGGGGTGAGAGAGACTGGTGGTTTTATACTACTCACCGGCGATGAAGGCAGCGGAAAAACCACATTATTAACGTCTTTAATCGCGCACCTACCTGAAAATACTGATGTTGCCGTGATGCATAACCCAGCCTTTAGTGAAGTTGAGCTATTGGCCGATTTATGCACTGCACTAGCCATTGAATTTCATCAAGCCAATTTAAAACACTTAATCGATTGTTTGAGTGATTTTTTACAGGCTAACCATGACAAGGGACACAATACTGTTTTAGTGATCGATAATGCCCAGCATCTGAGTAATAACTTGCTGGAGCAACTGAGGCTATTAACCAACTTAGAAACCGATACCCAGAAACTGCTGCAAATAATATTAGTTGGCCGACCCGAGCTAAAGCAGCACATAAACCAACAAGCCCTGAGACAAGTCGCTCAAAGAATCACGGTCAGATACCACCTAGGGCCGCTCACCAAGCAGGAAACTTCTGAGTACATAGCGCACAGGCTAAGACTCTGCGGCTTACATGAACCCTTATTTCAGCAATCTGCAGTCAAGATTATCGCTAAATACAGTGCAGGGAATCCAAAGCTGATTAATCGCCTTTCTGAGCGAGCCTTGATGACAGCTTATGGGCAATCCCAGAACAGCATAGATGCCAGAATAACTCAGATTGCCATAGCCGATGTCTTGGGTATCGAGCCAACTAGGTCAGTGAAAATCCCCCTAGTTGCTATCATCACTTCCCTGATGCTTATAGGCATAATAAGTTATCAAGTATTGAAAGCGCCGGACACTCAATTAGCTCCCGAATCATTAGCCGCTCAAGCCTCAGTCCCTAGACTTACAGCAACAGCAAAAGCAAAAGCAACAGCATTCGCTCATACTACTAAGGCTACAACATCCACCCAGGTCCTTGAAGGGATACGCCCACAGTACCAAGCAAAGCCGATATATAGCGCAACAAGGGCCCAAACCCCATTAGTAAATTTACCAGAGGAGCCAAATAACGACGGCCATTCTGAATTGATTGAAGATGTTGAACCAATAGAATCAACTGATTTAACCCAAGCAGTGACTCCTGCCCTCATCTATATCACGGCTAAATTCGTAGAGAATCCGGACATAAATTCAGTCTCATCTATCGACCCAAAAACGAATGTGCAGCAGCAAAATTGGTATGTGGTGCAGGTATACGCAGGTTATCTGCCACCAGGAAATCCCCAAGAATATAGCTGCGAATACCATGAACTCATAACCCGTCAACATGGCGATACCTTCTACATCACCTCGCTTAACTTGAATCTTGCAGATGCAAGAGAGATTAAGCAAAAACTCAAGACTCGCTGCCAACTCGATTCTTGGGTAAAGCCCTTGCCAAAGAGCTGGCGCCCTTTACTGACAGCGACTCGCTAA
- a CDS encoding septation protein A, producing the protein MKQLLDFLPLVIFFAVYKFFDIYAASGALIAATALQLIVTYALYKKIEKMHLVTFVMVTFFGTLTLVFHDDTFIKWKVTVVYALFAIALAVSQFINKPILKNMLGKELVVEDRIWAHVTWYWVIFFIACSLVNIYVAFSLPQETWVNFKVFGLTALTLLNTVVTVVYLFKNMPEEHKKEFTKK; encoded by the coding sequence ATGAAACAACTGTTAGATTTTCTTCCCTTAGTCATCTTCTTCGCCGTCTATAAATTCTTCGATATCTATGCGGCCAGTGGTGCCTTGATTGCAGCAACCGCCCTGCAATTAATCGTTACCTACGCGCTCTACAAGAAAATAGAGAAGATGCATCTGGTCACCTTCGTGATGGTCACCTTCTTCGGTACTCTCACCTTAGTGTTTCATGATGACACCTTCATCAAGTGGAAAGTAACTGTAGTTTATGCACTATTTGCTATCGCTCTCGCAGTCAGCCAGTTCATCAACAAGCCAATCCTGAAGAACATGCTGGGCAAAGAATTAGTCGTCGAAGACAGAATTTGGGCCCATGTCACCTGGTATTGGGTCATCTTCTTCATCGCCTGTAGTCTGGTCAATATTTATGTAGCCTTCAGTTTGCCTCAGGAAACCTGGGTCAATTTCAAAGTATTCGGCTTAACCGCACTCACCTTACTTAATACGGTAGTGACTGTAGTTTACCTGTTTAAGAACATGCCTGAAGAGCATAAGAAAGAGTTCACTAAGAAGTAA
- a CDS encoding YciI family protein translates to MWYMISSQDVENSLEKRLAARPEHLARLQQLADEGRLLVAGPHPAIDNENPGEAGFTGSLVVADFPSLEDAQAWADVDPYIAAGVYDKVIVKPFKRVLP, encoded by the coding sequence ATGTGGTATATGATCTCATCACAAGATGTAGAAAACAGTTTAGAGAAACGCCTTGCCGCTCGCCCAGAGCATCTGGCACGCCTACAACAATTGGCCGATGAAGGTCGTCTGCTGGTTGCTGGTCCTCACCCTGCTATCGACAACGAAAACCCGGGAGAAGCTGGCTTTACCGGCTCACTGGTAGTTGCCGATTTCCCATCGTTAGAAGACGCTCAAGCCTGGGCCGATGTGGATCCTTATATTGCCGCTGGCGTATATGACAAGGTGATCGTTAAGCCATTTAAGCGCGTACTGCCGTAA
- the xthA gene encoding exodeoxyribonuclease III, protein MKIVSFNINGIRARLHQLQALIDAHQPDIIGLQETKAHDEVFPAADVEAMGYKVHYHGGKAHYGVAMLSKLEPIKVQKGFPTDSEDAQRRMIMATFTQENGRPLTVLNGYFPQGDNISHETKYPAKRQFYKDLMTYLNENHTPDEDIAIIGDINISPMDLDIGIGEPNAKRWLRTGKCSFQPEEREWLKTLMDWGLVDTFRELHPERTERYSWFDYRSKGFVDNRGLRIDVVLATKSLNERLVESDVDYDLRAIEKPSDHAPIWSSFK, encoded by the coding sequence ATGAAAATAGTCTCTTTTAATATCAATGGTATTCGCGCCAGACTGCATCAGCTCCAGGCGTTAATCGACGCCCACCAGCCTGATATCATAGGCCTGCAAGAAACCAAGGCACACGATGAAGTGTTTCCGGCTGCCGATGTCGAAGCCATGGGTTACAAGGTGCACTATCACGGCGGCAAGGCCCATTACGGCGTTGCCATGCTATCTAAGCTTGAGCCTATCAAGGTACAAAAAGGCTTCCCAACGGACAGCGAAGATGCTCAGCGCCGCATGATCATGGCAACCTTTACCCAAGAAAATGGCCGTCCGTTAACTGTACTCAATGGCTACTTCCCTCAGGGCGACAACATCAGCCACGAGACTAAGTACCCGGCCAAGCGTCAGTTCTATAAAGATCTGATGACCTACCTGAACGAGAACCACACGCCAGATGAAGATATCGCGATTATCGGTGACATCAACATCTCACCTATGGATCTCGATATAGGCATAGGCGAACCAAACGCTAAACGTTGGCTAAGAACGGGTAAGTGTAGCTTCCAGCCCGAAGAACGTGAATGGCTGAAGACTCTGATGGATTGGGGGTTAGTGGATACTTTCCGCGAGCTGCATCCCGAGCGCACCGAGCGTTATTCCTGGTTCGATTACCGCAGCAAGGGGTTTGTGGATAATCGCGGCCTGCGCATCGATGTAGTACTTGCGACTAAGTCACTCAATGAACGTCTGGTGGAATCCGATGTGGATTACGATCTACGCGCGATAGAGAAACCATCGGATCATGCGCCGATCTGGAGCTCGTTTAAGTAG
- a CDS encoding TonB-dependent receptor domain-containing protein, which translates to MKKLTGFCLLLGIVPCSHAKTLDIGEEKTHDPDTEVIVIIGTKLDMQQQTLEVPRSMTVITDKHIQDTQAQELTDVIKQTPSISISNNDRPLVGEIMIRGFGNERVNLIVDGVNYQQYSDGSSTSTYVSPLDLDPSIVKAVEITRGADGVTQGSGAIGGQIRVVTKGGWDYGGAGSGVLLRGGYADANNARHYGLTAFYANKDVALALHANKRSFGDIDINLRDEDGSVRGQTASIKNDGESDDFRIKASFESDYGLFDSNTFYTESKVADLPFRNQSRWNEQPISEQETARRFSQTFSYNYDPSSDFINLNSRVYYQEYNKDRLQTGDIIFPSKTYNFDNTEKFTDQTYGLVVENRIIKDWDEMTSDSVIFTSWEQQKFEDENKDNLEQITSQLYGKSRGDTFAAGVLNNSHWQSWLSTETGVRYDYYRRSSDNYSEYGNNQDGQWSLNAGITLRPMDWLRLYARYNQGFRGPNIRELYKADNWACHRPIKNCYREPQPDLKAERSENLEAGVGFIFEDTLWADKFVFKLNWFDTQVQDFIDGAPFMYRLVGNEKVFASPEEATHRDYSSKNISKLYSEGLEVELSYQIADFDLFANYSRVRMDVEGVPDYYLGTIVDEREPYDRAPQDKINLGFSWQMFDELRVSGVSSYSMDMSRLPEWQLEREMNAEGYQLHNLYLTYQPSYIDDLDIRFGVENLTDETYSVWPDDEGSSLPGRNYKASMNYQF; encoded by the coding sequence ATGAAAAAGCTCACTGGTTTTTGTCTGCTCTTAGGCATAGTTCCCTGCAGTCATGCTAAAACGCTTGATATTGGTGAAGAAAAAACACACGACCCTGACACTGAAGTCATCGTCATAATTGGTACTAAGCTCGACATGCAACAACAGACTCTTGAAGTGCCTAGATCTATGACTGTTATCACAGATAAACATATTCAAGATACACAAGCTCAAGAGTTAACAGACGTTATCAAACAGACGCCTAGTATTAGCATATCCAATAATGACCGGCCATTAGTCGGTGAGATAATGATCCGTGGCTTTGGTAATGAAAGAGTTAATTTAATTGTGGATGGTGTCAATTATCAACAATATAGCGACGGCAGTAGCACAAGTACTTATGTCAGCCCGTTAGATTTAGATCCCAGTATCGTCAAAGCGGTAGAGATCACTCGGGGGGCTGATGGCGTTACACAAGGGAGTGGCGCCATAGGTGGTCAAATACGAGTCGTCACTAAAGGTGGTTGGGATTATGGCGGCGCTGGCTCCGGAGTATTGCTCCGTGGAGGATATGCCGATGCAAATAACGCCCGACACTATGGACTGACAGCCTTTTATGCAAATAAAGACGTAGCTCTCGCATTACATGCAAATAAACGTAGCTTTGGTGATATCGATATCAATCTGAGAGACGAAGATGGTTCGGTTCGCGGTCAAACAGCAAGCATAAAAAATGATGGTGAGAGTGACGATTTTCGTATTAAGGCCAGTTTTGAGTCTGACTACGGCCTTTTTGATAGCAATACTTTCTATACTGAGTCTAAGGTAGCGGATCTGCCATTTCGTAACCAATCTCGCTGGAATGAGCAGCCAATTAGTGAACAAGAAACAGCGAGAAGGTTCAGTCAAACATTTAGCTATAACTATGATCCAAGTTCTGATTTCATCAACTTAAATAGCCGTGTTTACTATCAAGAATATAATAAGGATCGCTTACAAACTGGCGATATTATCTTCCCTTCAAAAACTTATAATTTTGATAATACAGAAAAATTCACAGATCAAACTTATGGCTTAGTCGTTGAAAATCGCATCATTAAAGATTGGGATGAAATGACTTCAGACTCAGTGATTTTTACGAGCTGGGAGCAGCAAAAATTTGAAGATGAAAATAAGGATAATCTCGAACAAATAACGTCGCAATTATATGGCAAGAGTCGAGGAGATACTTTTGCTGCGGGTGTGCTAAACAACAGTCATTGGCAGAGTTGGCTGAGTACTGAAACAGGTGTCCGCTATGATTATTATCGCCGTAGCTCAGATAATTACAGTGAGTATGGTAATAATCAAGATGGCCAATGGTCACTTAATGCTGGTATCACTTTAAGGCCCATGGACTGGCTACGTTTATATGCGCGCTACAATCAAGGCTTTCGTGGCCCCAATATTCGTGAACTCTATAAGGCAGATAATTGGGCTTGTCATCGTCCCATTAAAAACTGTTATCGAGAACCACAACCCGATTTGAAAGCCGAGCGAAGTGAAAATCTAGAGGCTGGTGTTGGATTCATCTTTGAGGATACTCTTTGGGCTGACAAGTTTGTGTTTAAGCTTAACTGGTTTGATACCCAGGTACAGGACTTTATCGATGGTGCTCCATTCATGTATCGGTTAGTAGGTAATGAAAAAGTATTTGCTAGCCCAGAAGAAGCGACTCACAGGGATTATTCCAGTAAAAACATCAGTAAACTATATTCAGAAGGGCTTGAGGTTGAGCTTAGTTATCAAATTGCGGACTTCGATTTATTTGCCAATTACAGCCGCGTGAGAATGGATGTAGAAGGGGTGCCTGACTATTACCTGGGGACAATTGTCGATGAACGTGAACCTTATGATAGGGCTCCACAAGATAAGATTAATCTAGGCTTTAGTTGGCAAATGTTTGATGAATTGCGTGTATCGGGTGTATCAAGCTATTCGATGGACATGAGCAGATTACCAGAATGGCAACTAGAAAGAGAGATGAATGCTGAAGGGTATCAATTGCACAACTTATACCTTACGTATCAGCCGAGTTATATTGATGATTTAGATATTCGTTTTGGTGTCGAGAACTTAACTGATGAAACTTATTCGGTGTGGCCTGATGACGAAGGATCGAGTCTTCCTGGGAGAAATTATAAGGCGTCTATGAATTATCAATTTTGA
- a CDS encoding DUF4920 domain-containing protein yields MKYFYGLLAAALMSICVQAKVQEFGDRVDDSNLVEISTILAQPEDYLNEPVTIGGTIIGVCEKKGCWMELASDSKFEKLRIKVRDGDMVFPVSTKGRQAIAKGQLNPIHLDLSQTKHYLAMQAERKHEDFEPNSVTEALTLYQLVPSGVKILD; encoded by the coding sequence ATGAAGTATTTTTATGGGTTACTTGCGGCGGCATTAATGAGTATATGTGTCCAGGCTAAAGTGCAAGAGTTTGGTGATCGAGTCGATGATTCTAACTTAGTTGAGATTTCAACAATTCTGGCCCAACCTGAAGATTATTTAAATGAACCTGTGACCATAGGTGGGACTATTATCGGTGTATGTGAGAAAAAGGGCTGCTGGATGGAACTCGCTTCTGATTCCAAATTTGAAAAGTTACGCATAAAAGTACGTGATGGAGACATGGTTTTTCCTGTTAGCACTAAGGGCCGTCAGGCAATAGCCAAGGGACAGCTAAATCCTATTCATTTAGACTTATCACAGACCAAACATTATTTGGCCATGCAGGCCGAACGTAAACATGAAGATTTTGAGCCAAACTCTGTGACTGAGGCGTTAACCCTTTATCAATTAGTGCCTAGTGGAGTTAAAATTCTTGATTAA
- a CDS encoding AMP-binding protein, translating into MEASFWNGKRAPGISDSIDLAQYGSAIDAIEEAFIKYADKPAFTSLGHTLSYQEINHYSAAFAHYLQNQTSLVPGDAIAIQMLNTLQYPVAVFGALRAGLRIVNTNPLYTEPEMIHQFNDSGAKALLCMDIFAKSVENIQKETSLELIITTSLADMLPRMKRVLINSTVKHIKKMVPNYHLPQAVSFRKVLKQHLGKGFTPAHLDKPDDTIVLQYTGGTTGVAKSAELTNTNIIANMLQAGVVTHQHDEHGKPLLGDGQAIMVAPLPLYHIYSFTVHLMAFFRLGQHSILIANPRDTETFIKAMKPFKINGLMGLNTLFVSLMESPSFKLLDFSELKFTLSGGTALMDDTAKRWKALTGVGISEAYGLTECSPAVCMNPINGLERLGTVGQAMQHTALKCINVLGEEVPIGERGELCVKGPQVMKGYWNRPKATRESFTQDGQWLLTGDIAIIDADGFVSIVDRVKDMIIVSGFNVFPNEIEGVVATHPDVVNCAAIGVEDAKTGEAVKLYVVIQDNASLTGEDIRTFCKNKLTGYKIPRQFEFRSELPMSPVGKILRRKLKDDNSATEEARKRSA; encoded by the coding sequence ATGGAAGCATCGTTTTGGAATGGTAAACGCGCCCCTGGGATCTCAGATTCCATCGACTTAGCACAATATGGATCGGCTATTGACGCCATCGAAGAGGCCTTTATCAAGTACGCAGATAAACCGGCATTTACCAGTTTGGGGCACACTCTCAGTTATCAAGAGATTAACCATTACAGTGCCGCATTCGCCCATTACCTGCAAAATCAAACCTCACTGGTCCCCGGTGATGCAATCGCCATCCAGATGCTCAATACCCTGCAATACCCAGTCGCCGTATTTGGTGCATTACGGGCGGGGCTGCGTATCGTCAATACTAATCCCTTGTATACCGAACCTGAGATGATTCATCAATTTAATGATTCAGGCGCCAAAGCCCTCCTGTGCATGGATATTTTTGCCAAGTCGGTTGAGAACATTCAGAAAGAGACCAGTCTCGAATTGATCATCACCACCAGCCTCGCCGATATGCTACCTAGGATGAAACGCGTGTTAATCAACTCCACCGTCAAACATATCAAGAAGATGGTGCCCAATTACCATCTGCCCCAGGCGGTATCATTCAGGAAAGTCCTGAAACAACATCTAGGCAAGGGCTTCACCCCGGCCCACCTCGATAAGCCAGACGACACCATAGTTCTGCAGTACACAGGCGGCACCACAGGTGTCGCTAAGAGCGCCGAGCTCACCAACACCAATATTATCGCCAATATGCTCCAAGCTGGCGTGGTGACACATCAGCATGATGAACACGGCAAACCTCTGCTGGGAGATGGCCAGGCCATCATGGTCGCCCCTTTGCCCCTGTACCACATCTACTCGTTTACCGTGCACCTGATGGCATTTTTCAGATTGGGCCAGCACAGCATACTTATCGCCAATCCCAGAGATACCGAGACCTTTATCAAGGCGATGAAACCTTTTAAGATAAACGGCCTGATGGGGCTGAACACCCTATTCGTTTCCCTGATGGAGAGCCCGAGTTTCAAGCTACTCGACTTTAGTGAGCTGAAATTCACTCTATCTGGCGGCACAGCGCTGATGGACGATACCGCCAAGCGCTGGAAAGCGCTCACAGGTGTTGGTATCTCAGAGGCTTATGGCCTGACCGAATGTTCACCCGCCGTCTGCATGAACCCGATTAACGGCTTAGAGCGATTAGGCACCGTAGGTCAGGCGATGCAGCACACGGCGCTCAAGTGTATAAATGTCCTAGGTGAAGAAGTACCCATTGGCGAGCGCGGCGAGCTCTGTGTCAAGGGCCCTCAGGTGATGAAAGGCTACTGGAATCGTCCCAAGGCCACCCGAGAGTCTTTCACCCAAGATGGGCAATGGCTGCTCACCGGTGATATCGCCATTATCGATGCAGATGGTTTCGTTAGCATAGTCGACCGGGTCAAGGACATGATCATAGTCTCTGGCTTTAACGTCTTTCCCAACGAAATTGAAGGCGTGGTAGCGACTCACCCGGATGTGGTTAACTGCGCCGCTATCGGTGTTGAAGATGCTAAAACCGGTGAGGCAGTTAAGCTCTATGTTGTCATACAAGATAATGCCTCCCTGACAGGAGAAGATATCAGGACTTTTTGCAAGAACAAGCTCACCGGCTACAAGATCCCGCGTCAATTTGAATTCAGGAGTGAACTGCCCATGTCGCCCGTGGGAAAAATTCTTAGGCGTAAGCTAAAAGATGACAACAGTGCAACAGAGGAAGCGAGAAAACGCAGCGCTTAG